In the genome of Candidatus Rhabdochlamydia sp. T3358, the window GGTATCTGCCGTACTGCATTGTTTTACAGGTAGTTTAGAAGAGGCAAAAAAAGCACTAGAGCTTGGATGGTACTTATCGATTAGTGGAATTGTCACTTTTAAAAAGTCTCAAGTGTTGCAAGAGGTCGTAAAATATGTGCCTTTAGAGCGTTTATTCATAGAGACAGATGCTCCTTATCTAGCGCCAGTGCCTTATCGTGGAAAAGTTAATGAACCTGGGTTTCTTCCAGAAACAGCTAAGATGATCGCTTACTTAAAACAAATCAGCATAGAAGAAGTGGCTAAAACAACTAAAGAGAGTGCGGAAAAGTTTTTTCGTTTTTGAGGAATTTTTCCTTTTGTAAAAGTTACCTGATCTATTTAATACAATCTTTGATGTTTGGAGATTGTAACAGTGGTACCTAAATCTTTTATTTGGCGTAGACTTCACTCTTTAATGGGGCTTTGGCTCGTCTTATTTCTATTAGAACATTTATTGACTAACTCCCAGGCAGCTCTTTGGGTAGGAGAGGATGGGCGTGGATTTGTGAAGATGGTAAATAGCCTGCACAATCTGCCTTATCTTCAAGCGATTGAACTAGGACTATTAGCGGTTCCTTTTGCTATCCATATGTTTTGGGGTGTTAGATATTTAATGACTTCTAAGGCTAACTCTTATTCTACAAAAGAGCAAAATCCCCATTTAAACTATGGAAGAAATAAAGCCTATACCTGGCAAAGAATTACCTCTTGGATCTTATTGGTAGGGATCATTTTACATGTGGCTAAATTTCGTTTTATAGAATATCCGAATTCTGTGAATTTGGGATCGCAAACCTTTTATTTGGTAAATGTCACGTTAGATAAAGGGTTATATACACTAGCTGATCGTATGCAAGTGGCTTTGTATGATGAAAATCAGATTTTAGAAGAACAAGCGATGTTAGAAAATCGCAATGCTGAAGAAAGGGTTATGCAAGCAGCTCAAGAGGTTAAACAGCAACATAGTTTATGGAAAGGACCTTTTATCGAATATAATGAACAAGAGGCTCTTTTGCTAAATGCTACGCAGAGCTATAAACAACGACTGAATTGGGCGCTTGCTCTAAAAAAACAAAAGCTCTCGGGCTCAGAAGT includes:
- a CDS encoding succinate dehydrogenase → MVPKSFIWRRLHSLMGLWLVLFLLEHLLTNSQAALWVGEDGRGFVKMVNSLHNLPYLQAIELGLLAVPFAIHMFWGVRYLMTSKANSYSTKEQNPHLNYGRNKAYTWQRITSWILLVGIILHVAKFRFIEYPNSVNLGSQTFYLVNVTLDKGLYTLADRMQVALYDENQILEEQAMLENRNAEERVMQAAQEVKQQHSLWKGPFIEYNEQEALLLNATQSYKQRLNWALALKKQKLSGSEVVAVAKDFGTATLLTVRDTFKSPIYVGLYTIFVLAACFHAFNGFWTFLITWGWVLKMAAQRFWVCVAVSMMAVVAFLGLAAVWGTYWFNLTS